TTATAAGAATGCATTTAATCGATGTTTAGGCACGTTAAATGTTCAATTTCATAGATTATAGTCTTGTAGTGCATTTTCTTGTGCATGAGCGGGCGAAGCTTTGTCTTAGTAACGATCTAGAAGTGGCAACTTACATAAGTGATAAGGGTCACCATTTAAGAGAAAGAAGTATAACTAGTCTTTCATTGAGTGATAGAGCAAAGATATACTTCTTTTAACAAGTGACAATCAACATTATAGGACCCTGTATTTTATAGTCGAAGGTAAAACCACTCGTTTTGAAGTGACCCCATAAAGTTAGACAGGTTATGTCATTAGGCGACTTGTTGGGCATGAATTCGGTACTGTACCGGACTCATGCCTTTTAGTTTTGCCTTAATACGCTTGTTGTTGTAATAATCGATGTATTTTGATAGCTCTTTTTTAAAATGTGCGATACTTTCAAATTCCTTTAAATACAGAAATTCAGATTTCATGATGCCAAAGAAGTTCTCGATGACAGCGTTGTCGTAGCAGTTACCTTTTCGGGACATACTTTGCTTGATACCGCATTCTTTGAGGGCATGACGATACTGTTTCATCTGATAGTGCCAACCTTGGTCAGAATGAATAAGGGGCTTATCTTCATCTGTTAATCGGCTACATGCTTGATCTAACATCGTTGAAACAAGCGAGTAGACCGGTCTTGAACCGATCGTATACGTAATAATTTCACCATTGTATAGATCTAGCATTGGAGATAAATACAGCTTTTCTCCAAATAATTTAAACTCTGTAATATCTGTAACCCACTTCTCATTTGGCTTTTCAGCGTAAAAGTTACGTTCTAATATGTTCGGTGCAATCTTGCCAACCGTCCCTTTGTACGAACGATATTTTTTCATGCGTACCAAGCATTTTAATCCCAATACTTTCATCAAACGTTGTACCTTTTTATGATTCACACGGTATCCACGATTCACTAACTCGTCACGAATACGACGATAACCATAGCGCCCCTCATGCTCCTCATAAATGGCTTGGATAATGTCTTTTAACTCCGTATCTCTATCTGGCATCCCAAACGTTTTTACCGCGTAATAATACGTGCTACGAGGGATATCTGCTAGCTGTAGAAGTGCTTTCACCGAAAATTCGTTCCTTAGTTCATAGACTACTTGAGCTTTGTCTTGTTTGGTGATTTTTCCTTGTTTTGAACTAAGGCATTCAACTTTTTTAAATATGCATTCTCCATTCGTAAACGCTCTACCTCTGCATGTAAAGCCTCTACAGATCCTTCTACTAACGTTTGATTCTTTTGTTTATTAGATTCTTTTTTCATGGGTGAACGCCCCTTTTTCTTTGGTTGTAGAGCGTCCATTCCATGTAATTCTAAGCTCCTTTGCCAGCTTAAAATGGTACTATGACTCGCAATATTAAATACCGCAGCCGTTTCTCTAACAGACGTCCCAAATTCGTTCATATAATTAAGTACGTCTAGTTTAAACTGTACAGGATATGATGTATAGCCCTTTTTAAAAGCTTCATCACCATGATGCTCATATTGTCTAATCCAGTTTAAAAAGACAGTATGGTGAATACCTATGGATTTTGCGATAGCTTTTAAGCTGTCGGATCCCTTTTGGTAACGCATAACTGCTTGTATTTTTTCATCTGTACTGAATCTGGTCATATAAAAACTGCACCTCCAATAGTTAGATGGTGTCTAACAATTGGGGTGCAGTTCATTTAGACGGGTGGTTTTTGATTTTGGAATTTTTCAGTATAGGGGGAAGATTAACATTGGAAAACACAAACAATAATTTCATTAACTCGTCTCCAAAAACGAATAGACTA
Above is a window of Paenibacillus uliginis N3/975 DNA encoding:
- a CDS encoding IS3 family transposase (programmed frameshift), which produces MTRFSTDEKIQAVMRYQKGSDSLKAIAKSIGIHHTVFLNWIRQYEHHGDEAFKKGYTSYPVQFKLDVLNYMNEFGTSVRETAAVFNIASHSTILSWQRSLELHGMDALQPKKKGRSPMKKESNKQKNQTLVEGSVEALHAEVERLRMENAYFKKVECLSSKQGKITKQDKAQVVYELRNEFSVKALLQLADIPRSTYYYAVKTFGMPDRDTELKDIIQAIYEEHEGRYGYRRIRDELVNRGYRVNHKKVQRLMKVLGLKCLVRMKKYRSYKGTVGKIAPNILERNFYAEKPNEKWVTDITEFKLFGEKLYLSPMLDLYNGEIITYTIGSRPVYSLVSTMLDQACSRLTDEDKPLIHSDQGWHYQMKQYRHALKECGIKQSMSRKGNCYDNAVIENFFGIMKSEFLYLKEFESIAHFKKELSKYIDYYNNKRIKAKLKGMSPVQYRIHAQQVA